A single Calidifontibacter indicus DNA region contains:
- the bioD gene encoding dethiobiotin synthase translates to MSAPVLVITGTDTEVGKTITTAAIAAALSARGQRVLMIKLAQTGVTDDEPCDAQTVERLAGVDVAEHVRLPDPLAPDVAAALADETIPTVGDHAAQVLEQVESGRYDVVLVEGSGGLLVHLDAIGSTLADLATPLEAKGVRVGFVVVARAGLGTLNHTALTLEALRVRGLDLVGVVVGSQPAEPGLAERTNVDELRKLAEGQLLGGVPAGAGDLDPEQFRAAAGDWLTL, encoded by the coding sequence ATGAGCGCTCCAGTCCTGGTCATCACCGGCACCGACACCGAGGTCGGCAAGACGATCACCACCGCCGCGATCGCGGCCGCCCTGTCGGCGCGCGGCCAGCGCGTGCTGATGATCAAGCTCGCCCAGACCGGCGTGACCGACGACGAGCCGTGCGACGCGCAGACCGTCGAACGGCTCGCCGGGGTCGACGTCGCCGAGCACGTGCGGCTGCCCGACCCGCTGGCCCCCGACGTCGCGGCGGCGCTGGCCGACGAGACCATCCCGACGGTCGGTGACCACGCGGCGCAGGTGCTGGAGCAGGTCGAGTCTGGCCGTTACGACGTGGTGCTGGTGGAGGGTTCGGGCGGACTGCTGGTGCACCTCGACGCCATCGGATCGACCCTCGCCGACCTGGCAACTCCTCTGGAAGCCAAGGGAGTTCGCGTCGGGTTCGTCGTGGTCGCCCGCGCCGGTCTCGGCACCCTCAACCACACCGCACTCACCCTCGAGGCGCTGCGGGTGCGCGGCCTCGACCTCGTCGGGGTGGTCGTCGGCTCGCAGCCGGCGGAGCCCGGCCTCGCCGAGCGCACCAACGTCGACGAACTCCGCAAGCTCGCCGAGGGCCAGCTGCTCGGTGGCGTGCCCGCCGGAGCCGGCGACCTCGACCCTGAGCAGTTCCGCGCGGCTGCGGGCGACTGGCTCACCCTCTGA
- a CDS encoding adenosylmethionine--8-amino-7-oxononanoate transaminase produces the protein MLPIADLLAFDRDHLWHPYASALSPAPTHLVESASGVRLRLQTADGDRREVIDGMASWWCAIHGYAVPELDAAARSQLDSMSHVMFGGLTHEPAITLADKLIRIAPGDSLQHVFFADSGSVSVEVALKMAWQAHAAAGRPRTKAFTVRGGYHGDTLSPMSVCDPVNGMHTLFRGVLPEQVFGPRPPGGLDADISAWEAQTRGLFEQHASDIAAVIVEPVLQGAGGMWIYPPQVVRVLASLARSSGALLIFDEIATGFGRTGTLWAADRCEVTPDILCVGKALTGGYLSLAAVLCTADVAAAVSAEPAGALMHGPTFMANPLACAIASASIDLLGDDLLDRVNALGEVLSAAIEPARDLPGVADVRSVGAVGVIQLDSPRPLAAASAAALDHGVWLRPFNDLVYAMPPYACTPDEVAQIGAAMVAAARAVAP, from the coding sequence GTGCTGCCCATCGCCGATCTGCTCGCGTTCGACCGCGACCACCTGTGGCACCCGTACGCGTCGGCGCTGAGCCCCGCTCCCACTCACCTTGTCGAGTCGGCCTCCGGCGTGCGGCTACGCCTGCAGACGGCGGACGGTGACCGGCGCGAGGTGATCGACGGCATGGCCTCGTGGTGGTGCGCCATCCACGGTTACGCCGTGCCCGAGCTCGACGCGGCGGCCCGCAGCCAGCTCGACTCCATGTCGCACGTGATGTTCGGCGGACTCACCCACGAGCCAGCAATCACGTTGGCCGACAAGCTGATCCGCATCGCACCGGGCGACTCGTTGCAGCACGTCTTCTTCGCCGACAGCGGCTCGGTGTCGGTGGAGGTCGCTCTCAAGATGGCCTGGCAGGCGCACGCCGCCGCGGGCCGGCCGCGCACGAAGGCGTTCACGGTGCGCGGCGGATATCACGGCGACACCCTGTCACCGATGAGCGTGTGCGACCCGGTCAACGGCATGCACACGCTGTTCCGTGGGGTGCTGCCCGAGCAGGTCTTCGGACCGCGTCCGCCGGGTGGGCTCGACGCCGACATCAGCGCCTGGGAGGCGCAGACGCGCGGCCTGTTCGAGCAGCACGCGTCCGACATCGCCGCGGTGATCGTGGAGCCGGTGCTGCAGGGCGCCGGCGGAATGTGGATCTACCCGCCGCAGGTGGTGCGGGTGCTCGCGTCGCTGGCCCGCTCCAGCGGTGCGCTGCTGATCTTCGACGAGATCGCCACCGGGTTCGGGCGCACCGGCACGCTCTGGGCCGCCGACCGCTGCGAGGTGACCCCCGACATCCTGTGCGTGGGCAAGGCGCTGACCGGCGGATATCTTTCTCTCGCAGCGGTTTTGTGCACGGCCGACGTGGCAGCCGCGGTGTCGGCCGAGCCCGCCGGCGCCCTCATGCACGGCCCCACCTTCATGGCCAACCCGCTCGCCTGCGCCATCGCGTCGGCATCGATCGACCTGCTCGGCGACGACCTGCTCGACCGGGTGAATGCGCTCGGCGAGGTGCTGAGCGCGGCCATCGAGCCGGCCCGCGACCTGCCCGGCGTGGCCGACGTGCGCTCGGTCGGAGCCGTCGGGGTGATCCAGCTCGACTCGCCGCGTCCGCTCGCTGCAGCATCGGCCGCCGCACTCGACCACGGCGTATGGCTGCGCCCGTTCAACGACCTCGTCTACGCGATGCCGCCGTACGCGTGCACCCCCGACGAGGTGGCGCAGATCGGCGCCGCGATGGTCGCCGCCGCGCGAGCGGTCGCTCCATGA
- a CDS encoding GNAT family N-acetyltransferase — protein MTEQSPENPAALLRAYDEQLRRDAEVAGADQVSEDGPLVRGVFSWGGFVSYRDLDGVGDLDALIARTVAYYRDETAVDQFEWKTRGHDLPVDLTERLLAHGFGAEEIETVMAGSVERLVAEVPLPDGVTIKQATDPADITRAAVLQFDVFGDGPTPEQAEERLARSKGYGSLWMAEFDGQAISAGRLEIVPGTEFAGLWGGVTQADWRGKGIYRGLTAARARHARERGVRYLHSDSLETSRPILERSGLVKITTTTPYVWHRHAESRA, from the coding sequence ATGACCGAGCAATCTCCCGAAAACCCCGCTGCGCTGCTGCGCGCGTACGACGAGCAACTGCGCCGCGACGCCGAGGTGGCGGGTGCCGATCAGGTGTCCGAGGACGGACCGCTGGTGCGAGGTGTCTTCAGCTGGGGCGGGTTCGTCAGCTACCGCGACCTGGACGGCGTCGGCGACCTCGACGCGCTCATCGCACGCACCGTCGCCTACTACCGCGACGAGACAGCGGTCGACCAATTCGAGTGGAAAACAAGGGGACACGACCTCCCCGTCGATCTCACCGAGCGCTTGCTCGCGCACGGCTTCGGCGCAGAGGAGATCGAGACGGTCATGGCCGGATCGGTCGAGCGCCTCGTCGCCGAGGTGCCGCTGCCGGACGGCGTCACCATCAAGCAGGCGACCGACCCCGCCGACATCACCCGCGCCGCAGTGCTGCAGTTCGACGTGTTCGGCGACGGCCCCACCCCCGAGCAGGCCGAGGAGCGGCTCGCCCGGTCGAAGGGCTACGGCAGCCTCTGGATGGCGGAATTCGACGGGCAGGCGATCAGCGCCGGACGCCTCGAGATCGTGCCGGGCACCGAGTTCGCCGGGCTGTGGGGCGGTGTCACACAAGCGGATTGGCGCGGCAAGGGCATCTACCGTGGGCTCACCGCGGCCCGCGCCCGGCACGCCCGCGAGCGCGGCGTGCGCTACCTGCACAGCGACAGCCTCGAGACCTCGCGCCCGATCCTCGAGCGGAGCGGCCTGGTGAAGATCACCACCACCACGCCGTACGTCTGGCACCGTCACGCAGAATCGAGGGCATGA
- a CDS encoding DUF4282 domain-containing protein, whose product MSQPTGGSWNNGQGGSLGQNWGGSSEQDAQGQGSLGQNWGSGSEQSSGGQGSPGQGWDASGSQESNAQTQQWGGESSGSNAGQQSAYGQGSYNQGDYGQQSPGQSDYGQQSSGQSGYGATAHQSQGGGFQTPKAAGEGIGALFSDLKFTRSLTEGLAQLTFLGVVVWAVLKFLANTIHNFGSTDYGGADVKNMGTFDAIMHLFADLVWLVLVVAIVRILLELAINVAKIAKNRD is encoded by the coding sequence ATGTCACAGCCGACAGGCGGGTCCTGGAACAACGGACAGGGCGGCTCGCTCGGCCAGAACTGGGGCGGCTCGTCCGAGCAGGACGCACAGGGCCAGGGGTCCCTGGGCCAGAACTGGGGCAGCGGCTCCGAGCAGAGCTCGGGGGGCCAGGGTTCCCCCGGTCAGGGTTGGGACGCGTCGGGCTCGCAGGAGTCGAACGCACAGACCCAGCAGTGGGGCGGCGAGTCGTCCGGCTCGAACGCCGGGCAGCAGTCCGCGTACGGCCAGGGTTCCTACAACCAGGGCGACTACGGCCAGCAATCGCCGGGGCAGTCCGACTACGGTCAGCAGTCGTCGGGCCAGTCCGGCTACGGCGCAACGGCGCATCAGTCGCAGGGCGGCGGCTTCCAGACCCCGAAGGCGGCCGGTGAAGGCATCGGCGCGCTGTTCAGCGACCTGAAGTTCACCCGTTCGCTGACCGAGGGTCTTGCTCAGCTGACCTTCCTCGGTGTGGTGGTCTGGGCGGTGCTGAAGTTCCTGGCGAACACGATCCACAACTTCGGTAGCACCGACTACGGCGGCGCGGACGTCAAGAACATGGGCACCTTCGACGCCATCATGCATCTGTTCGCCGACCTCGTCTGGCTGGTGCTGGTCGTCGCGATCGTGCGCATCTTGTTGGAGCTGGCGATCAACGTCGCGAAGATCGCGAAGAACCGCGACTGA
- a CDS encoding low molecular weight protein-tyrosine-phosphatase: MSKPYRVQFVCTGNICRSPMGEVILRDLLEREGLSDKVIVDSAGTGSWHVGEPADPRTVQALQRGGYDGRAHRAKQLTPPDLAERDVVLVADRGHLDEVERMAQHVEGAAEVRLMREFDPTADKDEVDDPYFGDDAGFDRCRDEVEAACRGLLAELPNLLSNRLQ; encoded by the coding sequence ATGAGCAAGCCCTATCGCGTCCAGTTCGTCTGCACCGGGAACATCTGCCGCTCCCCCATGGGCGAGGTGATCCTGCGCGACCTTCTCGAGCGGGAAGGCTTGAGCGACAAGGTGATTGTCGACTCCGCCGGCACCGGCTCGTGGCACGTCGGCGAGCCGGCCGACCCGCGCACGGTGCAGGCGCTGCAGCGCGGCGGCTACGACGGACGTGCTCACCGGGCCAAGCAGCTCACCCCGCCCGACCTCGCCGAACGCGACGTGGTGCTGGTGGCCGACCGCGGTCACCTCGACGAGGTGGAGCGCATGGCCCAGCACGTCGAGGGTGCGGCCGAGGTGCGGTTGATGCGCGAGTTCGACCCGACGGCCGACAAGGACGAGGTCGACGACCCCTACTTCGGCGACGACGCGGGCTTCGACCGGTGCCGCGACGAGGTCGAGGCGGCATGCCGTGGCCTGCTCGCCGAACTGCCGAACCTGCTGTCGAATCGCCTTCAGTAG
- a CDS encoding aminotransferase class I/II-fold pyridoxal phosphate-dependent enzyme, producing the protein MSAFADHLAEAARRREAAGLTRVLSCDHPHGLIDLAGNDYLSLRHDPAVLESATRALQAYGAGAGASRLVTGTWPVHDELEAELATLTNMPAALVFSTGYHVNLSVITALADTDTLVVSDAHNHASLIDAARLARGRVAVVPHLDTAAVEQALRERTEPRALVVVESVFSVLGDAADLVALHALAERYDAMLVVDEAHGIGVVGGRGEGLAAATGLTPSERLVITTSLSKSLATQGGAAMCTPLVREHLVNTARPFIFDTGLAPAAAGAALGALRRFVADPAMVARVRDAAGRIADALGVQRPAGAVLSAPMPGPKQALAAVARAAGAGVRIGCFRPPSTPDGVSRLRLTAHAGLSEADLEHATAVLRTLRA; encoded by the coding sequence ATGAGCGCGTTCGCCGATCACCTCGCCGAGGCCGCCCGCCGCCGCGAGGCCGCCGGACTCACCCGCGTGCTCTCCTGCGACCACCCGCACGGCCTCATCGACCTCGCCGGCAACGACTACCTGTCGCTGCGGCACGACCCCGCGGTGCTCGAGTCGGCCACCCGGGCACTCCAGGCGTACGGCGCGGGAGCAGGCGCCTCACGGCTGGTCACCGGCACCTGGCCGGTGCACGACGAACTCGAGGCCGAGCTCGCGACGCTGACGAACATGCCTGCGGCACTGGTCTTCTCGACCGGCTACCACGTCAATCTGTCGGTGATCACCGCGCTCGCCGACACCGACACCCTCGTCGTGAGCGACGCCCACAACCATGCCTCGCTCATCGACGCCGCCCGCCTGGCCCGCGGACGGGTCGCGGTGGTGCCGCACCTCGACACCGCCGCCGTCGAGCAGGCGCTGCGCGAGCGCACCGAACCGCGCGCACTCGTCGTCGTGGAATCGGTGTTCTCGGTGCTCGGGGACGCCGCCGACCTGGTCGCGCTACATGCGCTGGCCGAGCGCTACGACGCCATGCTCGTGGTCGACGAGGCGCACGGCATCGGCGTGGTCGGCGGACGCGGCGAAGGACTCGCCGCAGCCACCGGACTCACGCCGTCCGAACGGCTCGTGATCACCACCTCGTTGTCGAAATCGCTTGCGACACAAGGCGGTGCGGCGATGTGCACTCCCTTGGTGCGCGAGCACCTGGTCAACACCGCTCGCCCGTTCATCTTCGACACCGGGCTCGCGCCGGCAGCCGCCGGAGCAGCACTCGGTGCGCTGCGCCGGTTCGTCGCCGACCCCGCGATGGTGGCGCGGGTGCGCGACGCCGCCGGGCGCATCGCCGACGCGCTCGGGGTGCAGCGGCCGGCCGGTGCGGTGCTGTCTGCGCCGATGCCCGGACCCAAACAGGCACTGGCCGCGGTGGCCCGCGCAGCGGGCGCCGGGGTGCGCATCGGGTGCTTCCGCCCACCGTCGACTCCCGATGGCGTCTCGCGGCTCCGGTTGACCGCACACGCGGGGCTGAGCGAGGCCGACCTCGAGCACGCCACCGCCGTGCTGCGCACGCTGCGCGCCTGA